The genomic stretch GTTGATCCTTGAAATGGATCTTCTAGTAAGAATACCCTTCTTATCTGAGAAATTATATTTTGGGTACCATTTCTTCCGTCACTGGAATTGATTAACTCCTGATATTCATTTGGATAAGCCATACGCCACTGTATCCAAGTTAATTTTTCTGTTTCTCCAAGCAAATTCTCAATATAGTCAGCCTTATCTTGAGTGTCTGTGAAATTCTGTAAAGCTACTACATTCTTGGTAACTGCTTCCCACCTTAAGAAAACATCTTCTATTCTGTGTAACTGGGGTGGGAGTGTAAGAATTGCCCCAGTTTGTTGGTGAGCTGTTGGTAAATTCCACCATTCAGACTGGTCATTATGCTTGAATTTTGGCTTGCTTGTGGGTGGAACTGCCATACTTACAGGCTCATCTTTTGGAGCACGATTTGGGGGGTAACCAACGGGATTCATTGTAGTATCAGCAGGTGGTCTATATGCAGATTCTGCTTGAGAATAAATTTGCTCCTGTAGCTGCTGTAATCGTGGGTAATCAGAGACCCAGTCTTTTGCTGGTTTCGGAACATCACTAGTACTGCCGGCTGCTATTATCTCTACCCCACCATCTTCCGCGAATGGATTGATAAATTCATCATCAGAAGTTGGATAATGAGGTGAATCCTGCAAAGCTAGATATTGCAGATAATCAAGATAGTCATCATCAGTAGTGTTTACTTCTTTAAGCATACACAAAAACTGTGTTGGTTTTGATGAATCTTGTGAAGATGATAGTATGGCATCAAGTTCTGCTTGTAACTGCCGTCTATATTCCCTTGAGCTTCTTAATTGCCGATGCGTGATAGCAAAGCTTCGTTCCTCCAACACAGTTATAAGCAGAACTTGATGCCATACTATCATCTTCACAAGATTCATCAAAACCAACACAGTTTTTGTGTATGCTTAAAGAAGTAAACACTACTGATGATGACTATCTTGATTATCTGCAATATCTAGCTTTGCAGGATTCACCTCATTATCCAACTTCTGATGATGAATTTATTAATCCATTCGCGGAAGATGGTGGGGTAGAGATAATAGCAGCCGGCAGTACTAGTGATGTTCCGAAACCAGCAGAAGACTGGGTCTCTAATTACCCACGATTACAGCAGCTACAGGAGCAAATTTATTCTCAAGCAGAATCTGCATATAGACCACCTGCTGATACTACAATGAATCCTGTTGGTTACCCCCCAAATCGTGCTCCAAAAGATGAGCCTGTAAGTATTGCAGTTCCACCCACAACCAAGCCAAAATTCAAGCATAATGACCAGTCTGAATGGTGGAATTTACCAACAGCTCACCAACAAACTGGAGCAATTCTTACACTCTCACCCCAGTTACACAGTATAGAAGATGTTTTCTTAAGGTGGGAAGCAGTTACCAAGAATGTAGTAGCTTTACAGAATTTCACAGACACTCAAGATAAGGCTGACTATATTGAGAATTTGCTTGGAGAAACAGAAAGATTAACTTGGATACAGTGGCGTATGGCTTATCCAAATGAATATCAGGAGTTAATCAATTCCAGTGACGGAAGAAATGGTACCCAAAATATAATTTCTCAAATAAGAAGGGTATTCTTACTAGAAGATCCATTTCAAGGATCAACCGACATGCAAGATAGGGCATATAGAGATCTGGAGAGACTTAGTTGTCAGCAGGTAAAAGATCTTATTCCATTTCTAACTGATTATATGCAGCTTGCTTCAAAAACAGGGAGATTATTCACTGGACCAGAACTATCTGAAAAATTCTGGCTAAAACTTCCTGGAGAATTGGGTCGTTGTATTAAAACAGCATTTGAAGAAAAATACCAGGGCAATACCATGGGTGTACATCCCAGGGTAATATTCACCTACAAATACTTAGAGGAAGAATGCAAGAAGGCAGCCTTTAACAGATCCCTCAAAGACTTATCTTTCTGCAATCAAATGCCCATTCCGGGATATTATAAAGACCCAAAGAAGAAGTATGGACTCAGAAAGTCCACTACGTATAAGGGCAAGCCTCACCAAACACATGCACGAGTAGAGAAAAAGAAGCATCTACTACGAAATAAGAAATGCAAGTGTTTCCTTTGTGGCGAAGAAGGTCATTTCGCACGAGATTGCCCCAAAGAATTCAAGAACACGAAAAGAGTGGCTCTTTTTGAAGGATTGGAAATCCCTGATGACTATGAAATCCTGTCTGTACAAGAAGGAGACGAGCCCTCAGATGCTATATTTAGTATATCAGAAGGGGAAGACCACCAGGTGAATACTGTTCTTAACCAAGaatttctatttgtttttataGAACAGACAAACTCCTATATGATAGGAAAGACAGAAGGGTGGCAACCTATGGTGAAAATATCAAAGGTACAGCATGACTGCAATCACATATGGGAAATTAATGGAGAGATAGCACCTCCCTACCAAAAATGTACGTGTTGCAAGAGGGAGACTATGCAAAGGCACCGTATGCACTGCAGTACTTGCCATATAACCTCATGTGCTATGTGTACAAGAAATTACTTCGACATGAGTATACCCGTGGAAAGGTCAGTACCAGTTCCTTTTTCCCCTACTACATTAATTCAAGAACAGCAAAACTATATTGCATGGTCAGTAGCGAAAATTGAAAGACTGAAGCAGGAAGTTGTCAGCACCAAATTATTAGCAGAAATTCAGATCGAAACATTAAAGAAAGAATTTGCTGCTGAAAAAGAAGAAATGCTAAGAATTAATAGGGTCAACACATTAGAAGCTGACACTGAAAATGAAGAACTTCATCTCAAGCTTGACCGCCTGGAGTTAGAAAACAAAGATCTCCTAAAAAGATTAGAGAAAGGCAAGAAATCCTTCAAtcctgaagaagaagatgaagaaatatTTGAAGAAGAAATGCATGTTCTGATTGATTCAGGAAAGGAGAAGGTCTTCTCTATAGAAGAGGCAAGACAACCAAGACCTAAAACAAATGGCCTTTTCAACTTGGTGGTAGAACTTTCTATCCCGGGGGTAGATAGCTTCAAAGTAAACGCCATCCTTGACACCGGCGCTACCACCTGCTGTATAGATCAGGTATCAATACCTCCTCTTGCCATTGAAGATAATACTTTTGTTGTTAATTTCAGTGGTATCAATTCAAAGACAACAGCCAACAAGAAGTTGAGGTACGGTAATATGAAGATAGGGGATCATCAATTCAGGATACCCTACACTTATGCTTTCCCACTCACATTGGGTGGAAACATTACTATGATCCTAGGTTGCAATTTCATTCGAGCTATGCATGGGGGAGTTCGCATAGAGGGAAATGAGGTAACATTTTATAAAAATGTTACAACTATACATACTCAACAAATTGTTCCTACATCCTCTATTATTGAAGAACTagagctagaagaagaagaatataATCAAATCCAGGAACAAGTATGTTTATGGCAACCTGGACAGCATCTTCAAGATCTGATTGCAGAATTAACCAACACTGGTTACATTGGGGGCAATCCAATGAAATATTGGGAGTCTAATCTAGTAACCTGCAAGCTGGAGATTAAGAATCCAGATCTGATAATTGAGGATCGACCACTTAAGCACGTTACACCTCAAATGCAAGATTCTTTCCGCAAGCATATCAAGTCTCTTCTGGACTTAAAGGTCATCAGACCAAGCAATAGTTGTCACAGAACTACTGCAATTATAGTCTACTCAGGTACCATTGTGGACCCCAAAACAGGGAAGGAAACTAAGGGAAAGGAAAGAATGGTCTTCAACTACAAGCGACTGAATGACAATACTCACAAAGACCAATATAACCTCCCAGGTATTAATACTATAATACATAGGGTTGGGAGAAGCAAGATCTTTTCCAAATTTGATCTCAAAAGCGGATTTCATCAAGTAGCCATGGATCCTGATTCAGTACCATGGACAGCTTTCTGGGTACCTGACGGGCTTTTTGAATGGCTCGTTATGCCCTTCGGTCTCAAAAATGCTCCTGCAATCTTTCAGCGCAAAATGGACAACTGCTTTAAAGGTACTGAAAAATTCATAGCAGTTTAcattgatgatattttggtatattcagAAACTGAAGAGGAGCACCGAGAACATCTGAAGGCCCTTCTCAAAATATGCCAGAAAAATGGGCTGATATTAAGCCCAACGAAGATGAAGATTGGCAGCCCGACTATAGAATTTCTCGGGGCTACTATTGGAAATTCAAAAAGTAAACTTCAACCTCATATTATCTCCAAAGTAGCTAATTTCAGTAATGAAGAGCTGCAGACCACCAAAGGGTTGAGATCTTGGTTGGAGATCTTAAATTATGCCCGCTCTTATATCCCTAATCTGGGAAAAATCCTTGGTCCCCTATATTCTAAGACATCTCCAAACGGGGAAAAGCATATGAATTTCTCAAGATTGGGCGCTAATTAATAAGGTGAAATCCATGATTAAAGACCTTCCAGATTTAGCAATACCTCCTGCAAATTGCTATATTATAATTGAGTCTGATGGCTGCATGGAAGGATGGGGAGGGGTTTTGAAATGGAAACCTCAAAAATATGATCCCAAGGCTGCGGAATTAATAAGTGCTTATGCGAGCGGCAAGTTTTCCCCACTTAAATCCACTATTGACGCAGAAATTCATGCCATAATGAATTGCATGAATAGCTTCAAGATATATTATCTTGATAAGGAAGAGCTTCTTATTCGCACAGATTGCCAGACAATTATAAGCTTCTTTAACAAAACCGCGCAAAACAAACCTTCACGAGTCCGTTGGATAGCATTTACGGACTTCATTACTGGACTGGGCATCCCTGTCCACTTTCAGCACATAGAAGGTAAAGACAACACTCTGGCTGACACATTATCTCGCTTGGTTTCTTTTATTGCAGGACCATGGACCATTTCAAACGAAGACGAATTGATAATGCAACAATGGGAGGAAACAATTCATCAGTTGCAAGCCAAGCCCAACAACAAAGCAACCCAACATTTGAAGAGCCTTATCACTTTTTGGCTCAGTACAAGGAAGTCTCCTCCAGCCACGGCCCAAGGGTGTGCACCATCCTCGAAGAAGATGCCAGAAGACACTTGGCCGACATTGAAAGGACCGTTGCAAACCAGCTCATCCACAACATCCTGGAGCTCAAACTTATCAACGACATCAAAGAAGCAGACTTTAGCATCAGGAGTGAACACCCTAAAGGACTTTACTTTAAAGATGCCTTACCCAGCGTCTCAGTTGTAAAGAAGTCCTTATTCACTGCCTTTCTGCAACTACAAGACACCATCCAGCACATGGTGGACACACCACCATAAGAAGACAGAGCGTGGTGAGCCCAAGAAAATCCAAAGTAGATTTGCTTTAATAAAAGCATATTCGAATTCACATTGGACTGAGCCTCGGGGAGCTGTCCAAATGAAAAAGAATCTAGCCTTAGCTGTAAAGACTATAGGCTGCGTTGTAAAGCTTGTAAAGGGATAAGAAAGAGGAACAGATAAGGATACCTATGAGTGATGACGAGGCCCACAAGTGCACTCAGCTCATCTCtatccttctccttctcttttctaTAAAACCCTCTAGTTAGCTCATTGCAGAACACACACCGCTTCACGGTACAAGTTCTACTCTAAGAAGTCTAAGTTTGTAAGTACTTAAGCTTTTAAGCTCTTAAGTTCCTTTTTTGTGAAGGGGAAAAAATTGAGGTGGAATTGCTAAGGTGAAGGGTTTTTTTCggcaaagaaaaaaaattgtgGAATAGGAATAGGAATTGGATAAGAATAGGGAACAGAAGCGGCGATTAACGAACCATGGCAGGAATATGAATAGAGAAGAGTTGAGAAGAGAAAATAGCGTGAGAAAAGGAAAGCATGGGCGATTAACGAACCAAGATCCGATGGCCTCAGATAGCTTCGACGGGCTCCGGCGACGGCTGATCAGACGAAGCAATAGCCAGCTGGGCAGAGACAAAGGTGACGGACGAGCGGCGGTCGCGCTGTTGTGTGCAGGTAGAGGTGCAGCGGCTGTCACGCACGTGGAGAGGAGAACGGCGCTGATGTCGCCGTTTTCTACTGCAAAGCCGAGAGGCGACCTCGGTTGTATCCAGAGACAGCAAAGGATACTAGAGCAGCAGCTGAAGGTTCTTCCGGCTCTGAACCAGTTTACGTACGCGGATTTTGGATAGGAACCTCACGACAAATCTTTAAATTGGTTGTGAAGTATAGACATGAAGATCGAGCTGCAAAGAAGGAAAGGCTTCTGAAGAGGGCACAAGCTTATCGAATAGAACAAGAAGGAGCAGcttaaaggaaaagaagaagagaaggaaatcaaGGGCCGGTGGTGTTTAGGTGAGGCAGGGtaacaaggctctgataccatgtgaaAATCAGGGAAGATATATAATGAAGAAAAGTGTTCGGCAAATAATTAAAAACATTGTAATCACTGGTTAAGGTATAGGTGGTATAATTTATAGCATATTTATAAGACAAATTATTACATCCTTGATTTGATCTGTTTTTGCTTGTATGAATTAAAAAGGTATGGGAGAATACTCACTCATGCTTTGGAAATCCTGGTTGATATCAGCCACTTGGCCTTCCAATTCCTCCACCTCCCGTAGCCACTGGTTCACTTCGTCAGTAGGAATTTTCCCCTCTCGCTCCGCCTCGCCGATCTTGTTCTTGATATCGCCTCTTTTGCTTCTCAATCTTGCCATTTCCTTTTCCAATTTCTGGATGCCAGATTTTGGCCTGCCCAGTCGCAGTGATGCCCACAGCCCGCTCAGGCAACTGTTGACGTCTACGTTGAGATTTATTGTGGCGAACGCCATGGACGCCGAGAAGCTAGCTTACAACAGCTAGCAACAAGAGATTTGTGTTTTTGCAGAGCAAGTAAGGCAAGCAAAACCAAgatgaagggaaaaaaaaaaaatcaaaagattgGTTCATTTATAAAAACTAGCAAATATGAAGCTCATGTGAATTTAGACAATATTATTAGTCCAAAGATGTCTCCTCAAGTGTTTAATGGATCAACAGTTAGTTTGATTCTTTCAATGATGTGAATGCACCACTTTACAACTagcaaaaggaaaaagaagaattgTCTTTGCTTTGTATTATTGCTTTATATTATGGCTATATGACAATCACTTCAATTATATGAcctttagtttaattaattaattaaatacattatatatatatatatatatataacaaaaagaaTATGTAATTAAACTGGTCTAAATCATAAGCATTAatgctaaatacaaatacaaatattatttttctataaatttaaatattatttaattaattgactCAAAAAATATTCTTGGGCAAAATTAAAGAAGTCTCAAGTGCTTAATGATTCGGCTCTCGTTTAATTACTCTTTGCTAACATTAAACTCCCATTTTATAActagaaaaaggccaaaaaaaAGAACAGGGAAATAATTCATTATTTTTCCAATATAATTgctcaaattaaattttattggGCAACAATATTAAACTCGTCATAATTTCTCATAACAATTACGCATTGTCATCCAACCTAAGATTTTGATTGACTCCACAAGTGGCCCTCTCAGGGGTGATACAGTAGTTAAAACATAGGGTATTGTCATACGAGATCTTGGGGTTGAAATTCGACGTGTTCGAACATACCTCCCTATGTCCGCAAGTGTCCCGAGACTCTGGCATCAGccaagaacactactcttaactattcttagttgagcattaatatacaaggataatattaatacgTTAAGACTtcagactagcatgtaggtcaacagatgacttaatctcacaagtcatggatatgagatatcaggttaacacatgggtatatattagagaatatatactgaatgactcgccatgagagtgtttcatggatcgttatatgagtgtcataaatattctcatgtgactattggtatgaatagtccttagacctgaagtcactacggttccatatataaggagttgtgtactttggtatcggcaagcgtcatctgtaacaaggtggacaataaagtcgatcactgggtatacaatgaattatgcggagggatgtgagtgatgtagatgggatctatcccttccatatgatggaagtgatatctgtggaccctttgattagtaggacacaagaaagcatgaccatgcgtaaatgagtcaatatgagatattaagcttatttgattgagtgtgtctacttagagatcaagaaacacaaaggttgataagaggacgACACAGTCTATgcttcattgatcaatctagatatcaaggatagagggaccaagtcatacaagataatatccacggacaggttaggtcggatctcgattttctcgtcacttgggtagcaatgatgccttgctagatgtcactcattgcttatgtatctaaatgttgatttgggtacattgccaacgttacaagaacctattgggtcacacacaaaaaataagtagatatggagatgggttcattggattaagtctaatccgaattggacttattgagtaagactcaattggatctaattgttggattaagtccaattcaaattagactcattgaatcaatttgaaTGATTGGaatggtgattcattgaattcgaaattgcatgagaatcaatgagttagactcattggatgAACTCGAGTTCACCAAGGATttaaatggtcaaaattgaaccattggattgaatggttaattttgagccattgtattggaagatgaaagggcaaaACCCTTTTGTATTcatgagatatatatatatatatatatatatatcattttggatgatatttttcattagATAAGAAGGTGAAAAACCtttggtcttcttcttcctccttccctctcttggccgaaatcaccattgtggttgctagcacaaccttaagtGATTTCCAtctccatcttgtgagtttgtgagacaaacgaacgcaagacttgtttgtgtggataccctagaggcgcgaacgtgtgatcgtgctgagattcGAGCCGTCAAGAGATCGtgtgcacgcatcaagggtataatcctatcatgtaacttagtataaattgtttttagtaatgtttcttcccttcgcatgaatctgctggatagaggatctagttaattttcacTGCGcttttcgcgtgtttagcgcgctagatcctAACAGGCCTCACAGCGAGGTCTCGCTTTGGCCACAACCTTGCAGTGAGGTCTTTCCTTGGTTGTGGCCTTGCAGTGAGGTGGCGAGGTTGGGCGTGACCTCAGTAGTGTGCCGTGGTCAATTTGAATTCGCCCCCCTTGAATGCAAATTCTGGCTACGTCACTGGCATCAGCGATTCGATTCttccacataaaaattaatttaattttttatatcatttaCTACCCTTGATCTTAGCCCAAAGGTTGACGTCGCCAACCTAAGGTATTTATATAAGATTCTCGGCTCACAGTATTGTCAATCCTAAGATATAGGACTAAAGAGAATCACGACCgtgcatattttttatataaaaaataactagagaaaattactaataagccttaaaattaattttagtgcgaaaagaaaaaaaaaattaatataatttcattttacGCTTCACCGAGATTAGTTAGTAAAGGTTCTAATAAATTTTAAGATCGATGACCTATctaattcaatgaaaaattttatTGACCATCCGAATAAAACAGAAAGCGCTCTTAGACTCTAGGGGGAAAATTCTATTATAATGTGCTTCAATATAGAGTTAAACCTTAAATTCTTTGATAATAGAGAATCTAACCATTACATTTCACGGaagaatttaatattatttatcgaTCGAGCTAACTGAGCAATCAAAtgggaagaaaataaaaaattgcacTGTCATGACCCGAAAAAGACGTGAGAAAGCAACAAAATTGTGACATATTTACCttgattttaaaaatccttaGATCATACACTATACTTTCAATTTGCCAgaggaaaataattattttttagaaaaaataatctTTTGCTCGTTGCAGcttagtaaaaaattaaattttttatttaagctgaaaccgaatcaaagaaaaataattattctATCAAGCATTTTTTTCTAAGAGTCATAATCTTAAAGATtttagattatattaaattaatattattcaCTCACCTCCTGAATGTATTCATAATTATTGATGTTCATTCAGTAATTTGGACTCAATAACTGTATAATTATCTTCTACTGTTGAAACTAATCCAAGCTGGTTCTTTATTGACTCTCTATATCAAGCTGATTGGCAAGTCACTCTCCtacctctgtttttttttttttctggggATCGgagaaaaaataaaggaaattaaAAAGCAAGTCTAGACCAAATCTCAGTGGAAGTTTTCTCAGATCAACTGTTCGTTATGAAGCTTTCAGTGGTAACATGTACTTCCTCTGATCTTATCATTTGTTTTCACGTATTGAAGATGTTCAGTAAACAATGAAGATAGTGGAGTGTGGAAATGATTGATAACTTTAACACAAATGGAGTTTTGGAGGAACATTGATAAAAATACTAGATTCCCACTACAAAAAATACCATTATTACCGactgaatattccgtcggtatatgaCATTACCGACAGAATACCGACGAAATTTCTGATATCGGAAGTATTTTGGTCGGCATTCACTTTACCGACAGAAAAGTATATCTGTTGGTACGTACCGACCGAATACGTACCGACTGAATATATAATTCCGTCGATATATTACCGACTGAGTTTCTTACCCGTCGGTAAAAAACCAAACGGTGGTAAACGGAGACTCCCGACGGAATCACTGTTTCCGTTGGTACACACCGACGGAAACAATGATTCAGTCGGTACACACTGACGGAA from Zingiber officinale cultivar Zhangliang chromosome 5B, Zo_v1.1, whole genome shotgun sequence encodes the following:
- the LOC121985376 gene encoding uncharacterized protein LOC121985376 translates to MNREELRRENSVRKGKHGRLTNQDPMASDSFDGLRRRLIRRSNSQLGRDKGDGRAAVALLCAGRGAAAVTHVERRTALMSPFSTAKPRGDLGCIQRQQRILEQQLKT